A stretch of the Capsicum annuum cultivar UCD-10X-F1 chromosome 8, UCD10Xv1.1, whole genome shotgun sequence genome encodes the following:
- the LOC107879799 gene encoding protein DMP10, whose translation MSQQSSLPIIDTPEPAPAPAPAPAKGSRRAKVLAGASNLANLLPTGTVLAFQTLVPSFTDGGSCLVTHKYLTEGLIILCAAACFFSSFTDSFLDKKGKIYYGIAVPKGFYVFNIDHIHRDEFTTVLMKDYLRSYRLKKMDLIRALVSLVMFLMFALGDANVQDCFWPKANPNIKALFMNLPLASGLFSTFFFSIFPTTRRGIGYADSPREGPNFDDHHVSVLPIANSTPNNK comes from the coding sequence ATGTCTCAACAATCATCTCTTCCAATCATTGACACACCAGAACCAGCACCAGCACCAGCACCAGCACCAGCCAAGGGCAGTAGGCGGGCCAAAGTCCTAGCAGGTGCATCAAACCTAGCCAACCTTTTACCAACAGGAACCGTCCTGGCTTTCCAAACTCTAGTGCCATCTTTCACTGATGGAGGTTCCTGCCTTGTCACTCACAAGTACCTCACCGAAGGCCTCATCATCCTCTGCGCCGCAGCCTGTTTTTTCTCCTCCTTCACGGACAGCTTCCTCgacaaaaaagggaaaatatacTACGGAATAGCCGTGCCCAAAGGCTTCTACGTATTCAACATTGATCATATTCATCGTGATGAGTTCACTACAGTCCTCATGAAAGATTATTTAAGAAGCTACCGTCTTAAGAAAATGGACCTTATTCGTGCCCTTGTGTCACTCGTGATGTTCTTGATGTTTGCACTAGGTGATGCCAATGTGCAGGACTGCTTTTGGCCGAAAGCTAACCCCAACATAAAAGCTTTGTTCATGAATTTGCCATTGGCGTCCGGACTTTTCTCTACCTTCTTCTTCAGTATTTTTCCTACTACACGTAGGGGAATCGGCTACGCAGATTCGCCTAGAGAAGGTCCAAATTTTGATGATCATCATGTCTCTGTTCTTCCTATAGCTAACTCTACTCCAAATAACAAATGA